Proteins co-encoded in one Bremerella sp. TYQ1 genomic window:
- the bshB1 gene encoding bacillithiol biosynthesis deacetylase BshB1: MPLDVLVIAPHPDDAELGMAGAILKFKAEGKKVGILDLTTGEPTPYGSLEKRAAETAAATEILGVDWRDNLGLPNRSLEPTLAAREKLASAIRLLRPNWLFAPYWEDAHPDHLAATQLVDAARFWAKLSKTEMPGEPFHPQRIYNYYCVHLKMTPQPAFILDISEFWEEKIESIRCYHSQFIEGRPTEYPTFLDKLHDEASYWGKAIGTRYGEPFTSREPIGMKSMSSLI, from the coding sequence ATGCCACTTGATGTTTTGGTAATCGCTCCGCATCCCGATGACGCCGAACTAGGAATGGCAGGCGCCATTTTGAAATTCAAAGCGGAAGGCAAGAAGGTCGGTATCCTCGACTTAACCACCGGCGAACCGACCCCCTACGGTAGTCTCGAAAAACGCGCCGCAGAAACAGCAGCAGCTACCGAGATCTTAGGCGTCGACTGGCGAGACAATCTTGGCTTGCCGAATCGCAGCCTCGAACCAACGCTAGCAGCTCGTGAAAAATTGGCCTCGGCGATTCGTCTTTTGCGGCCGAATTGGCTGTTCGCTCCATACTGGGAAGATGCTCACCCTGATCACTTGGCTGCAACACAGTTGGTTGATGCGGCTCGTTTCTGGGCCAAGCTTAGTAAGACCGAGATGCCTGGCGAACCGTTTCATCCCCAGCGAATCTACAACTACTACTGCGTCCACTTAAAGATGACGCCGCAGCCGGCGTTCATCCTCGACATCAGCGAGTTCTGGGAAGAGAAGATCGAGTCGATCCGCTGCTATCACAGTCAATTTATCGAAGGTCGCCCCACCGAGTATCCCACTTTCCTCGATAAACTACATGACGAAGCCTCGTATTGGGGAAAAGCAATCGGCACGCGTTACGGCGAGCCATTCACATCTCGGGAACCGATTGGCATGAAGAGTATGAGCTCTTTGATTTAG
- the pheT gene encoding phenylalanine--tRNA ligase subunit beta: MLVSWDWLKQYLDLNISEAEVCDRLTLAGLNFDGSSTVDNDRCLDLEVTSNRPDWLGHIGIAREVGVLFDLDLKVPSADISSVTTGGACPKIIQIEDEKFCPRYIARSVTGVTIGDSPAWMVNRLRTIGLSSINNVVDATNYVLMEIGQPLHAFDMAKISGDTISVRKATAEEKFTAIDHREYLLNSEDYVIADSSGPIALAGVMGGEDTEVNEMTTDLLIEAAQFAALPVRTTSRRLKLKSDSSYRFERGVDPEMIDWASRRCCELIVDTAGGEVCEGRVYAGSEPSGRGTVTLRLSQIPRILGIDVSETEVRRILERLGNEITQQSDSAITVIPASWRQDLDREVDLVEEVARIHGYDKIPERAGVSLSASQQSDLDRVRNKIRMGMLGMGFDETLTRSIVSDVWSKAFQGWSLSEPLTTSMPMVKGEDRLRVSLIPSLLGARRNNEKFSYTDIDLYEIAKVYLPKAKALPDERYMVGITSGRDFFALKGAVESLVNMLNPSAMITTIPFTDPIFEEGQGCHLTIDGKTLGYLGVVSSKARKAFGLQQPATVAELDLGALMKLAVLVPQHQDFSTHPAMNRDLNLIVDENVSWAKLHDISYAAGGELVEVVTFQEIFRDPKKDGPGKKRVLFTITLQAYDRTLTGEEADATIAQILAACDKETGAKLLA, translated from the coding sequence ATGCTCGTTTCCTGGGATTGGCTGAAGCAGTATCTCGACTTGAACATCAGCGAAGCGGAAGTCTGCGATCGCCTGACTTTAGCCGGACTGAACTTCGATGGTTCGTCCACCGTCGACAACGATCGTTGCTTGGATCTGGAAGTGACCAGTAACCGGCCTGATTGGCTGGGGCACATCGGAATTGCCCGAGAAGTGGGCGTCCTGTTCGACTTGGACTTGAAGGTACCATCGGCCGACATCTCCAGTGTTACCACCGGCGGCGCCTGCCCCAAGATCATTCAGATTGAAGACGAGAAGTTCTGCCCACGCTACATTGCCCGAAGTGTGACCGGTGTGACGATCGGCGACAGCCCAGCTTGGATGGTCAATCGCCTCCGCACCATTGGACTGTCTTCCATTAACAACGTCGTCGATGCAACCAACTACGTGCTGATGGAAATCGGCCAACCGTTGCACGCGTTCGACATGGCAAAAATCAGCGGCGACACCATTTCGGTTCGCAAAGCGACCGCCGAAGAAAAGTTCACTGCGATCGATCACCGCGAGTATCTTCTCAACTCGGAAGACTACGTGATTGCTGACTCGAGTGGACCAATCGCATTGGCCGGCGTCATGGGTGGCGAAGATACTGAAGTCAACGAAATGACGACTGATCTTCTGATTGAAGCCGCTCAGTTTGCCGCATTGCCGGTCCGGACCACTTCGCGACGCTTGAAGCTTAAGAGCGACTCGTCGTATCGATTTGAACGTGGCGTCGATCCCGAGATGATCGATTGGGCCAGTCGTCGCTGCTGCGAACTGATTGTCGACACCGCTGGCGGTGAAGTTTGCGAAGGTCGCGTTTACGCTGGCTCCGAGCCCTCCGGACGCGGAACGGTAACGCTCCGACTATCACAAATTCCTCGCATTCTGGGGATCGATGTTTCCGAAACGGAAGTACGTCGAATCCTGGAACGCCTCGGAAATGAAATCACCCAACAGTCCGACTCAGCCATTACCGTTATCCCTGCCAGTTGGCGGCAAGATCTTGATCGGGAAGTCGATCTGGTCGAGGAAGTTGCTCGAATTCATGGCTACGACAAAATCCCCGAACGTGCTGGCGTCTCGCTAAGCGCTTCGCAGCAAAGCGACTTGGACCGCGTCCGTAACAAAATTCGGATGGGTATGCTCGGAATGGGTTTCGACGAAACGCTAACGCGAAGCATCGTCAGCGATGTTTGGTCGAAAGCGTTCCAGGGTTGGTCGCTCTCGGAACCGTTGACAACCAGCATGCCGATGGTCAAAGGGGAGGACCGCTTACGGGTCAGCTTGATTCCAAGCCTACTCGGAGCACGCCGCAATAACGAGAAGTTCAGCTATACCGACATCGATCTTTACGAGATCGCCAAGGTCTACCTTCCCAAAGCGAAAGCGTTACCTGATGAACGATACATGGTCGGCATCACCAGTGGACGTGACTTCTTCGCATTGAAAGGAGCCGTCGAAAGCCTGGTCAACATGCTGAATCCCAGCGCGATGATCACCACTATCCCGTTCACCGATCCGATCTTCGAAGAAGGGCAGGGTTGTCATCTAACGATTGATGGTAAAACGCTAGGCTATCTTGGTGTCGTCAGTAGCAAAGCTCGCAAAGCGTTCGGTCTGCAGCAACCGGCGACGGTTGCGGAACTCGATCTTGGTGCATTGATGAAGCTGGCGGTGCTTGTGCCGCAACACCAAGACTTCAGCACGCATCCAGCAATGAATCGCGACTTGAATTTGATCGTCGACGAAAACGTCAGCTGGGCCAAGCTTCACGACATCAGCTACGCGGCTGGGGGCGAGTTGGTGGAAGTAGTGACATTCCAAGAGATTTTCCGCGACCCCAAGAAAGATGGTCCCGGCAAGAAGCGAGTCCTCTTCACCATTACGCTTCAAGCATACGATCGAACTCTGACAGGGGAAGAAGCCGATGCGACCATCGCTCAAATCCTCGCCGCATGCGATAAAGAAACCGGAGCCAAGCTTCTCGCCTAA
- a CDS encoding carboxypeptidase M32: MADHQQLFEQLCDHYRETAKLENVSSLLGWDERVMLPESGGEYRADQMTLLAGMIHDRNTDPKVGAWLEELSDSPLTEELNSPSEATIRRIKSDYLKQVKLPKRLVEEFSHARIIGQQTWVKARAENNFGTFEPILDKLVSLSRETAEAIGYDGEQYDALLDFYEPEAKTSQVRSVLETLKEQLVPLVAEIKDSGRTPNMEILKRHYPIAQQEILGKSAASQIGFDFSAGRLDVTHHPFCSTMGPHDIRITTRYDENFFPSAFFSTLHEAGHGIYEQGLPSDWFGLPPGNAASLGIHESQSRLWENIVGRSYAFWSHFYGDAKKMFPDALSDVPIGDFHFAINEVSPSLIRVEADEATYNLHIIIRFELEQALLSGDLSVKDLPGAWNEKYTQQLGITPPTDADGCLQDVHWSAGLMGYFPTYSLGNIYSAQLMEQAREDLGDVDAMFAAGEFMPLLDWLRENVHQLGECYPGAQLVERVCGDPIDSTPLIRYLRAKLGPLYGIEH; the protein is encoded by the coding sequence ATGGCGGACCATCAACAACTTTTCGAGCAACTTTGTGATCACTATCGCGAAACCGCCAAGCTGGAGAACGTCAGCTCTTTGCTAGGCTGGGACGAGCGAGTCATGCTGCCGGAGAGTGGTGGGGAATACCGAGCCGACCAGATGACGCTATTGGCCGGCATGATCCATGATCGAAATACCGATCCGAAGGTAGGGGCCTGGCTGGAAGAGCTAAGCGATTCACCTCTGACCGAAGAGCTAAACAGCCCGAGCGAAGCAACCATTCGTCGCATTAAAAGCGACTACCTGAAACAGGTCAAACTGCCCAAACGCCTTGTCGAAGAGTTCAGCCATGCTCGTATCATCGGGCAGCAAACCTGGGTAAAAGCACGCGCCGAGAATAACTTCGGAACGTTCGAGCCGATCCTCGATAAGCTTGTCAGCCTTAGCCGGGAAACGGCAGAAGCGATCGGCTACGATGGAGAGCAATACGACGCACTGCTCGACTTCTACGAACCAGAAGCCAAGACCTCGCAAGTTCGCAGTGTCCTCGAGACACTCAAAGAACAGCTCGTTCCGCTTGTTGCGGAAATCAAAGATAGTGGCCGAACTCCTAATATGGAGATTCTGAAGCGACATTATCCGATCGCCCAGCAAGAGATTCTTGGCAAATCAGCCGCTTCGCAAATCGGTTTCGACTTCTCAGCAGGTCGTCTCGACGTGACCCATCACCCATTCTGCTCGACGATGGGTCCGCACGATATTCGTATCACTACGCGTTACGACGAGAACTTTTTTCCGTCGGCATTCTTTTCGACTCTGCATGAAGCTGGTCACGGCATCTACGAACAAGGCTTGCCATCCGATTGGTTTGGTCTTCCGCCTGGCAACGCCGCTTCACTGGGCATTCACGAATCGCAATCGCGCTTGTGGGAAAACATTGTCGGCCGTAGCTATGCGTTTTGGAGCCATTTCTACGGTGATGCCAAAAAGATGTTCCCCGACGCATTGTCTGACGTCCCGATTGGTGACTTCCACTTTGCGATCAATGAAGTGAGCCCCTCGCTGATTCGCGTAGAAGCAGACGAAGCGACGTACAATCTGCACATCATCATTCGCTTCGAATTAGAGCAGGCACTACTCTCTGGCGACCTGTCGGTGAAGGACTTGCCGGGTGCTTGGAACGAAAAGTACACCCAGCAGTTGGGAATCACACCACCGACCGACGCCGATGGATGCCTTCAGGACGTCCACTGGAGTGCTGGACTGATGGGGTATTTCCCCACTTATAGCCTGGGGAATATCTACTCGGCCCAGTTGATGGAACAAGCACGAGAAGACCTGGGCGATGTCGATGCCATGTTTGCGGCCGGCGAATTTATGCCACTGCTTGATTGGCTGCGAGAGAACGTGCACCAACTGGGTGAATGCTACCCTGGCGCACAGCTAGTCGAACGCGTTTGTGGCGATCCAATCGATTCGACACCTTTGATTCGCTACCTTCGAGCGAAACTTGGCCCGCTTTACGGCATCGAACATTAA
- the rpmI gene encoding 50S ribosomal protein L35 yields the protein MMPKMKTHKGTKKRFRITGKGKIKHRQCGTSHLANRMSHKRKRNLRGTTVLAEAESVALREALGKYSY from the coding sequence ATCATGCCTAAGATGAAAACCCACAAGGGTACCAAAAAGCGCTTCCGCATCACCGGGAAGGGCAAGATCAAGCACCGTCAGTGCGGAACGAGCCACTTGGCTAACCGTATGAGCCACAAGCGGAAGCGAAATCTCCGCGGCACAACCGTTTTGGCTGAAGCCGAATCGGTGGCTCTGCGTGAAGCTTTGGGCAAGTACAGCTACTAA
- the xerC gene encoding tyrosine recombinase XerC → MIDRAGNSHGLRTVIDSYLRYLQVERNASDLTIKSYGEDLDALAEYLEESFALEPGPEEITTLDLRGYVSAVTEAGYSGSTVARRLASMRSFFKFAQRQQLVDKNPAKPLRNPRKSRKLPHFLTTDEIGTLLNAPPRSTSAGLRDHAMLETTYSAGLRVSELVGINEHDLDLHDGIVRVRGKGRKERLAPLGSFALDAIEKWMDVRQLSAKSEKLTERPVFLNKFGNRITTRSVGRMLEKYLKESGLDLRTSPHTLRHSFATHLLDAGADIRSVQELLGHKSLVTTQIYTHLSTATLKSVYEHAHPRAKA, encoded by the coding sequence ATGATCGATCGCGCCGGCAATTCTCATGGTCTACGGACCGTTATCGATAGCTATCTACGCTATCTTCAAGTCGAGCGGAATGCTTCCGACTTGACGATCAAAAGTTACGGCGAAGATCTCGACGCTCTCGCGGAATACCTAGAAGAGAGCTTTGCCCTGGAACCAGGGCCGGAAGAAATTACCACGCTTGACCTTCGCGGGTATGTTTCTGCGGTCACCGAAGCTGGCTATTCAGGAAGCACCGTCGCACGTCGCTTGGCGTCGATGCGCAGCTTCTTCAAGTTTGCCCAACGCCAGCAACTGGTTGATAAGAATCCGGCCAAACCACTTCGCAATCCGCGAAAGAGTCGCAAGCTTCCGCACTTTCTGACAACCGATGAAATAGGAACGTTACTGAACGCTCCTCCACGCTCGACTTCGGCAGGGCTGCGCGATCATGCGATGCTCGAGACAACTTACAGTGCCGGTCTGCGTGTAAGTGAATTGGTCGGCATCAACGAACACGACTTGGACTTGCACGACGGAATTGTTCGCGTCCGCGGAAAGGGCCGCAAAGAACGCCTGGCCCCCCTCGGTTCGTTTGCGTTGGATGCAATCGAAAAGTGGATGGACGTACGGCAGCTGAGCGCGAAGAGTGAGAAGCTCACCGAACGACCGGTCTTTCTCAACAAGTTCGGCAATCGAATCACCACGCGAAGTGTTGGGCGAATGCTAGAAAAATACTTGAAAGAGTCCGGCCTCGATCTCCGCACGAGCCCACATACGCTGCGGCATAGTTTCGCGACACATTTGCTGGATGCCGGCGCAGACATTCGTAGCGTGCAGGAACTACTCGGGCACAAGAGTTTGG
- the pheS gene encoding phenylalanine--tRNA ligase subunit alpha, giving the protein MSLNDFIKQLDDIVEAASTRFEEAINQVDKEILEETRVEYLGAKSGKLKEAQKGLGKVAKEDKPVAGKRFNEVKTRLEELFQSAADTITGGSGKKGKAEAIDVTLPGTRPRLGHIHPITQTIDELKDIMGRLGFSAVEGPEIEDDWHNFEALNIPLEHPARDPLDNFYLNVAATGTGGGNQLMRSQTSTVQIRVMENNKPPIRIVSLGRVYRPDEIDATHYAMFHQIEGLLVDTNVTMADLKYVLRLFASSYLGQDVEIRFRPSFFPFTEPSVEVDMRWQDTWLEFGGAGMVDPNVLKAVGYDPDEVTGFAFGLGVERLCMRRHGINDIRYLYDSNTKFLAQF; this is encoded by the coding sequence ATGTCACTCAACGATTTCATCAAACAGCTGGACGACATCGTCGAAGCCGCTTCCACTCGCTTCGAAGAAGCCATCAACCAGGTCGACAAGGAGATCTTGGAAGAGACTCGCGTCGAATACCTGGGTGCCAAAAGCGGCAAGCTTAAGGAAGCCCAAAAGGGGCTCGGCAAAGTCGCCAAGGAAGACAAGCCCGTCGCAGGGAAACGCTTCAACGAAGTGAAAACCCGCCTGGAGGAACTCTTCCAGTCAGCTGCCGACACCATCACCGGCGGTAGCGGCAAAAAGGGCAAAGCGGAAGCCATTGATGTCACATTGCCTGGCACTCGTCCACGATTGGGACACATTCATCCCATCACTCAGACGATTGACGAACTGAAAGACATCATGGGTCGCCTCGGCTTTTCTGCCGTCGAAGGCCCTGAAATCGAAGATGACTGGCACAACTTCGAAGCCCTGAATATCCCGCTCGAACACCCGGCTCGTGACCCGCTGGACAACTTCTATTTGAATGTCGCCGCCACGGGAACTGGAGGTGGCAACCAGTTGATGCGCAGTCAGACTTCGACCGTGCAAATCCGAGTGATGGAGAACAACAAGCCTCCGATCCGAATCGTCTCGCTCGGTCGCGTGTATCGTCCTGACGAAATCGACGCGACCCACTACGCAATGTTCCATCAGATCGAAGGGCTTCTGGTCGACACCAACGTAACGATGGCCGACTTGAAGTATGTCCTGCGGCTGTTCGCTTCCAGCTACCTGGGACAAGACGTCGAAATTCGCTTCCGCCCTTCCTTCTTCCCTTTCACGGAACCAAGTGTGGAAGTCGACATGCGCTGGCAAGACACGTGGCTTGAATTCGGTGGTGCCGGCATGGTCGATCCGAACGTCTTGAAAGCGGTCGGCTACGATCCGGACGAAGTGACCGGCTTCGCATTTGGCTTAGGTGTCGAGCGGCTTTGCATGCGACGCCACGGCATCAATGACATTCGCTATTTGTACGATAGCAATACGAAGTTTCTTGCCCAGTTCTAA
- the rplT gene encoding 50S ribosomal protein L20 has product MRTTYGKARHKAKKRLFKKARGNRGGRGNLLRTVKETLIRAGVYAYRDRKVRKREFRKLWIIRLNAAARERGLRYSEFIYGLKKAGITLDRKVLSEMAIHDPGAFDAVAEEVKAALAA; this is encoded by the coding sequence ATGAGAACTACTTACGGAAAGGCCCGTCACAAGGCCAAGAAGCGTCTTTTTAAGAAGGCCCGGGGTAATCGCGGTGGACGTGGTAATCTGCTGCGTACCGTTAAGGAAACCCTGATCCGAGCTGGCGTCTATGCTTATCGCGACCGTAAAGTCCGTAAGCGTGAGTTCCGCAAGCTATGGATTATCCGTCTCAACGCCGCCGCTCGTGAACGCGGCCTGCGTTACAGCGAATTCATCTACGGCTTGAAGAAGGCCGGCATCACCCTTGATCGCAAGGTATTGTCCGAAATGGCAATTCACGATCCAGGTGCATTCGACGCCGTCGCCGAAGAAGTCAAGGCAGCCCTCGCCGCCTAA